One genomic window of Methanosarcina acetivorans C2A includes the following:
- a CDS encoding ferritin family protein, with product MKSAYKETIEEVRNLKGIEEAIALAIDREKEAREFYLQQAGLMENPKFKELYEELAAEEMKHLGYLENYRDKKELPEISTEVPSGQSFSPEFDASRTKVGEITLGDAGILLAAMRHERKSEDFYSEMAKRVEDETQKKFFEMLSRYERGHYEVIDSYLEYITQFRMQT from the coding sequence ATGAAAAGCGCGTATAAGGAAACAATTGAAGAAGTAAGAAATCTTAAAGGAATTGAAGAAGCTATAGCTCTTGCAATTGATAGGGAAAAAGAAGCAAGGGAATTCTATCTACAGCAGGCTGGCTTAATGGAAAACCCAAAGTTCAAGGAACTTTATGAGGAGCTGGCGGCTGAGGAAATGAAGCATCTTGGCTACCTTGAAAATTACCGTGACAAAAAAGAACTGCCTGAAATCAGCACGGAAGTTCCCAGCGGGCAGTCCTTCAGCCCTGAATTCGATGCCAGCCGAACAAAAGTAGGGGAGATCACTCTCGGCGATGCAGGCATTCTTCTGGCAGCCATGAGGCATGAAAGGAAGAGTGAGGACTTTTATTCGGAAATGGCAAAAAGAGTCGAAGACGAAACTCAGAAAAAATTCTTTGAAATGCTGTCAAGGTACGAAAGGGGCCACTACGAGGTTATTGATAGCTACCTTGAATATATCACTCAGTTCAGGATGCAGACCTGA
- a CDS encoding acetolactate decarboxylase — MPSENLFYAVRVDGNFSYIKARSVPRQEKPYPKLADAVSSQSVFEFENISGTLVGFRTPEYVKGVNVPGYHLHFITEDRSAGGHVLDIEMENGESSLDITNAFFMELPTSGDFYNVELGQDLQADMEKVEK, encoded by the coding sequence CTGCCTTCGGAAAACCTTTTTTACGCGGTTCGGGTCGATGGCAATTTCTCTTACATAAAAGCACGAAGTGTGCCCAGGCAGGAAAAACCCTATCCCAAACTTGCGGATGCCGTATCCTCCCAATCTGTCTTCGAATTTGAAAACATAAGCGGCACACTGGTAGGTTTCAGAACCCCTGAATATGTGAAAGGCGTGAACGTGCCTGGATATCACCTTCACTTTATTACAGAGGATAGAAGCGCTGGCGGGCATGTCCTGGACATCGAGATGGAAAACGGGGAATCTTCCCTCGACATTACAAATGCGTTCTTCATGGAGCTCCCCACAAGCGGAGATTTCTATAACGTGGAACTGGGCCAGGACCTCCAGGCTGATATGGAAAAGGTTGAAAAGTGA
- the afpA gene encoding archaeoflavoprotein AfpA — protein sequence MVEPLGKKVKRIAWGITGSGDQMIETYSILVDIKDRTGVETMVFLSKEGETVMKWYHLWDKIQKDFPNFKVDAGPNSPFIAGPLQMGYYDFLLIAPATANTVAKIVYGIADTLVTNAVSQTAKGKTPIFILPVDQKRGTVKTAAPSGKAFELSMREVDVTNSEKLAQMENISVLASPYDIYDIFGLEKPSEDITIKVKERKKSKTRK from the coding sequence TTGGTAGAACCGTTAGGCAAGAAAGTTAAACGTATAGCATGGGGGATTACAGGTTCCGGAGACCAGATGATTGAGACATATAGTATTCTGGTAGATATTAAGGACCGAACAGGCGTTGAAACAATGGTTTTCCTGTCCAAAGAGGGCGAAACCGTAATGAAATGGTATCATCTCTGGGACAAAATCCAGAAAGATTTCCCTAACTTCAAAGTAGATGCAGGCCCCAATTCCCCGTTCATTGCAGGCCCATTACAGATGGGGTATTATGATTTCCTGCTCATAGCTCCGGCAACTGCCAATACGGTGGCAAAGATCGTGTACGGGATTGCAGATACTCTTGTTACGAATGCGGTTTCCCAGACTGCAAAAGGAAAAACGCCTATTTTCATCCTGCCGGTAGACCAGAAAAGGGGAACTGTGAAAACCGCTGCACCCAGCGGTAAAGCATTTGAGCTGAGTATGCGCGAAGTAGACGTTACAAATTCGGAAAAACTTGCGCAGATGGAAAACATAAGCGTACTTGCCAGTCCCTATGACATTTATGATATATTTGGACTTGAAAAGCCTTCTGAAGATATAACCATAAAAGTGAAAGAGAGAAAGAAATCCAAAACTAGGAAGTAA
- a CDS encoding FprA family A-type flavoprotein codes for METEKTDGAVEIARGVYWVGAIDWNGRDFHGFTTPGGTTYNSYLVVGEKTALIDTVKAPFAGEMLRRITQIIDPSKLDYIVVNHMELDHAGSLAELKKQTDAKIFITKRGVDILNGYFRGLGSENWDLEVVQTGDELDLGGKTLMFLEATMLHWPDSMETFLKEDRILFSNDGFGQHIATSKRYDFEVGDVIPDAAEYYANILMPFHMPLLRFMGVLDKMGVDPLQIAPSHGIIWKQDLKKILEAYRAWANGEVNEKVLVIYDTMWGSTEIMATEIAEAVRAAGVEVKLLNLRKNTRNHIMKEMLDAAAFAVGSPTLNNGLFPTVGDFLVYLKGLRPQKKKAVAFGSYGWGGGAVKTVEKELKDTGIEVLEPGLQIRYRPYEKELERCRKLGEQLAAVAKEQ; via the coding sequence ATGGAAACAGAAAAAACTGACGGAGCCGTCGAAATTGCCAGGGGAGTTTACTGGGTAGGAGCAATCGACTGGAACGGCAGGGATTTTCACGGGTTCACCACGCCTGGTGGGACGACCTACAACTCCTATCTTGTTGTGGGGGAAAAAACTGCCCTTATCGATACCGTAAAGGCTCCCTTTGCAGGGGAGATGCTCAGGCGTATTACCCAGATAATCGATCCTTCAAAGCTCGATTACATTGTAGTAAACCATATGGAACTTGACCACGCAGGTTCTCTGGCCGAGCTCAAAAAACAAACCGATGCAAAGATTTTCATTACAAAACGGGGCGTTGACATCCTTAACGGCTATTTCAGAGGCCTGGGCAGTGAGAACTGGGATCTTGAGGTTGTGCAGACCGGAGATGAACTGGACCTTGGAGGCAAGACCCTCATGTTCCTTGAAGCCACAATGCTTCACTGGCCTGACAGCATGGAAACTTTCCTGAAAGAAGACCGGATCCTCTTCTCAAACGATGGTTTCGGGCAGCACATAGCCACCTCAAAGAGGTATGACTTCGAAGTAGGGGATGTTATCCCGGATGCTGCCGAGTATTATGCAAACATACTGATGCCGTTTCACATGCCTCTGCTTCGTTTTATGGGAGTACTGGACAAAATGGGAGTGGACCCTCTGCAGATCGCCCCTTCCCACGGGATCATCTGGAAACAGGACCTCAAAAAAATCCTTGAGGCATACAGGGCATGGGCTAATGGGGAAGTAAATGAAAAGGTGCTTGTCATATACGACACTATGTGGGGAAGCACGGAAATAATGGCAACCGAGATTGCAGAAGCGGTCCGGGCGGCGGGAGTTGAGGTCAAACTTCTTAACCTTCGGAAAAACACCCGGAACCATATAATGAAAGAGATGCTCGATGCAGCTGCCTTTGCAGTGGGATCCCCAACTCTTAATAACGGGCTTTTCCCAACAGTAGGAGACTTCCTGGTATATCTCAAAGGCCTTCGCCCCCAGAAGAAAAAAGCTGTGGCTTTCGGATCATACGGATGGGGCGGAGGAGCAGTAAAAACAGTAGAAAAAGAATTAAAAGATACAGGAATCGAAGTGCTGGAACCCGGACTGCAGATTAGGTACAGACCATATGAAAAAGAGCTGGAAAGATGCAGAAAACTCGGGGAGCAGCTTGCGGCTGTTGCAAAAGAGCAGTAA
- a CDS encoding flavodoxin family protein, which produces MQETETKPIKILGISGSPRNMATDFLVREALRIAREKYGAETDYFSAKGKKLNFCIHCDFCIRKKEGCIHKDDISAELYDKMIWADAWIIGTPVYQGTLSAQTKTIMDRCRAVVAKDPKVFLNKVGMGIADGGDRMGGQEPAIQTILNFYVINEMIPVGGGSFGANLGGTFWSQDRGAEGVSEDPEGMRSLRKTLKKLIQTTQLIRKASSGADPEAQKPEIPGKETNKQ; this is translated from the coding sequence ATGCAAGAAACTGAAACCAAACCGATAAAAATTCTGGGAATATCGGGAAGTCCCAGAAATATGGCGACTGATTTTCTGGTCCGGGAAGCTTTGAGGATTGCAAGGGAGAAGTACGGGGCAGAAACCGACTATTTCTCTGCCAAAGGGAAAAAGTTAAACTTCTGCATCCACTGCGATTTCTGTATAAGGAAAAAAGAAGGTTGTATCCACAAAGATGACATTTCGGCTGAACTGTATGACAAAATGATCTGGGCCGATGCCTGGATCATAGGGACTCCTGTCTATCAGGGAACCTTAAGTGCCCAGACAAAAACGATTATGGACCGCTGCAGAGCAGTCGTTGCAAAAGACCCAAAAGTATTTTTGAACAAGGTAGGGATGGGGATCGCAGACGGAGGAGATCGGATGGGAGGACAGGAACCGGCTATCCAGACCATTCTGAACTTTTACGTGATCAATGAAATGATCCCTGTCGGAGGAGGCTCTTTCGGAGCAAATCTGGGCGGGACTTTCTGGTCACAGGACAGGGGAGCTGAAGGGGTTTCCGAGGACCCGGAAGGTATGAGGAGCCTTAGAAAAACCCTGAAGAAACTTATTCAGACAACTCAGCTGATAAGAAAAGCCAGTTCCGGAGCGGATCCCGAAGCTCAAAAGCCGGAAATTCCGGGAAAAGAAACAAATAAGCAATGA
- a CDS encoding IS1634 family transposase, protein MAEKDSSRRVESSLKRTRFLGHLGLIVGVFRELEVDNLIDEKLPKERDHTVPHSVCILAMLLNGLGFVGQRLYLFPDFFKNISTERLFGDGITREDLNQYVIGETLDRIVKYGPTKLFTEIALHIMTHLPIPVHCLHADTTSVSVYGDYDDEETESIDITFGIPKNGRWDLKQFVLSLIVNQHGIPLFMNTHSGNSSDKNTILEAIQSLKSVLRPESEVYYVADSSFYTDNNIKNMGKSFWISRVPATITEAKELLTANLNLKTLKSDERYSFYQTFVEYGGVKQKWVLLLSHKMKEKKEQTLRTKLEKEVEKAEKSFKKLKGEDFFCEEDALKAAEKWIQDFPSVSFEKVDVKSIKKRELGKRGRPSKDEQLKTYCRINGIIKVNDAFVLNEMDKMGLFILASNDINLSPEDMLKYYKGQDNVEKGFRFLKSNTFSISKVYLKNKKRIEAMTMIMVLCLMIYSIAEWKLRTKLEEENETIPDQKGKPTKRPTMRWIFFNFQGITELISQNKGQMKSEILNMEEIHWKILGLMGEKYENIYL, encoded by the coding sequence ATGGCAGAAAAAGACAGCAGTAGAAGAGTTGAATCCTCCCTAAAACGTACAAGGTTCTTAGGTCACCTTGGTCTGATAGTTGGAGTGTTCCGAGAACTTGAGGTTGACAATCTGATCGATGAAAAACTTCCCAAAGAAAGGGATCATACTGTCCCTCACTCAGTCTGCATCCTTGCCATGTTGCTCAATGGTCTTGGTTTCGTAGGGCAACGTCTGTACCTGTTTCCTGATTTTTTTAAAAACATTTCTACGGAAAGGCTTTTCGGAGACGGTATAACAAGAGAGGATCTGAATCAATACGTTATCGGAGAGACTCTTGACAGAATCGTAAAATATGGCCCTACAAAACTGTTTACGGAAATTGCTCTTCACATCATGACTCATCTACCTATTCCTGTTCATTGTTTACACGCTGACACTACAAGTGTCAGCGTTTATGGGGATTATGATGACGAAGAAACTGAGTCTATTGACATTACTTTTGGAATTCCCAAAAACGGAAGATGGGACCTCAAACAATTTGTACTTAGCTTGATTGTTAATCAGCATGGGATACCTCTTTTCATGAACACACATTCAGGAAATTCTTCCGACAAAAACACAATTCTGGAAGCGATCCAGTCTCTCAAATCAGTTTTAAGACCTGAAAGCGAAGTTTACTACGTCGCTGATAGTTCCTTTTACACAGACAATAATATCAAGAACATGGGAAAGTCATTCTGGATCAGTCGTGTTCCCGCAACAATTACCGAGGCAAAGGAACTGCTAACTGCAAATCTGAACCTGAAAACGCTAAAAAGCGACGAAAGATACTCATTTTATCAAACCTTTGTGGAATATGGTGGAGTCAAACAAAAGTGGGTTTTGCTGCTTTCTCACAAGATGAAAGAGAAGAAAGAGCAAACTCTCAGGACGAAGCTTGAAAAAGAGGTTGAAAAAGCAGAGAAGTCTTTTAAAAAACTGAAAGGAGAGGACTTTTTTTGCGAAGAGGATGCATTAAAAGCTGCAGAAAAATGGATTCAAGATTTCCCTTCTGTCTCATTTGAAAAAGTAGATGTGAAATCCATTAAAAAACGTGAGTTGGGGAAAAGAGGCAGACCTTCAAAAGATGAGCAATTAAAGACTTATTGCAGGATTAATGGAATCATAAAGGTTAATGATGCTTTTGTTTTAAATGAAATGGATAAAATGGGACTTTTTATTCTTGCAAGTAATGATATCAATCTTTCTCCTGAGGATATGCTGAAGTATTACAAAGGGCAGGATAACGTGGAAAAAGGATTCAGATTCTTGAAAAGTAACACCTTTAGCATATCGAAAGTTTACCTCAAGAACAAAAAGAGAATTGAAGCGATGACTATGATAATGGTTCTCTGCTTAATGATTTATTCAATTGCAGAATGGAAATTAAGGACAAAATTAGAAGAAGAAAATGAAACGATTCCAGATCAAAAAGGGAAACCAACAAAAAGACCTACAATGAGATGGATATTTTTCAATTTTCAGGGAATTACAGAACTTATTTCTCAGAACAAAGGACAAATGAAGTCAGAAATATTGAATATGGAGGAGATTCACTGGAAGATACTGGGTCTAATGGGAGAGAAATATGAAAATATCTATCTCTAA